The DNA region TTCATATAGTTTattttgaaatcaattttctttctgaaatctccttaaaaataaagaaaatagaaaattagacCATTCTAGAGATTCTCAGAAGCCTAAGGttgcaaaagataaaaaaatataggaaaTTAAATTCTAGGGTTTCAGATACCGAAATTGTACATCATGACAATGCGAAAGAGAATGGGAGGAAGCATTACCGGAGACCGCGTAGTGGATTGAGAATGGGTATCAGAAATGGATTTGTAGATGCTTCTGCGTTGCTCAAATACAACGACCCCCGTGAGTATGCTTCCCAGCGCAAAACCAAGAAGACGCTCCTGCGTACAAAaggtttaaacaaaaaaatgggcGTCAAAACCTGAAtttagaagggaaaaaaaaaatgaaaaagttaaaagttttaGGGAGTTGTTAGAGATTGGATGAGCACCTGAGTTAGAACGCTAACCATGGCGGCCGGTGGTGTTCTGCAacggagaagagaagagaagagaaagagaatttgTTTTCTAGCGTAACATCCTAGGCCTGGTTAGAGTGTGTAAAAGCGCTGGATCAATGGCCCAACTATGGCCCATGAATCGGTGGGGCTTAGCTGTACTAGATCGCGCATACCATTGCTTCCGGGCAGCCCATTTTAAATTACACAATTCGGCTACGTATTTGTAagctccttttgttttttattttttttaaatggtaatttaTTAAGGGTCAGTTTGgatttgtgatttcaaaaaatgcaattttaaaaatagaagttttaaattgtgtaatttaaaaaaatgtaattaagtgTTTGGCAAAATCACAGTTTGACCTTTGATATCACAGTTTATCCTTTAAAAgtgtgtgttttcaaaaaacCACATAGGTGTCTGCGATTTGAAAAAACggattttctacattttttaaatcacaatttttttaaaacgcaatcCAAAACAATCTATATtttgcgatttgatttaaaatcacactttttgtctatgaaatcgcaatgtcaaacacaCCATAATTCTAGATTTTACACTTACTCCTACTTCCTTACACATTTTTCCACACCCAAAGATGGATTTTAAAACCACTATTGAATgtgagatgaatttttattagattgtaATTTAatagtagttttaaaagccacctatgggCTTGGAAAAATAGGTGTAAAGAAGTGGAAGTAAGAGtttatttggaattgcgattttaattagtgcacttttaaaaattgcgttttttaaattgctactttttaaaatcgtaaagtaaaacatgttaaaaactattttttttaatcaaatatttgttatgcaaaattgtgatttttgtttaaattcacacttttttcaaataatcctAGACTAATTATAAAAatcgcagtttttttttttttttcctattttagattaaatgatttttaaatcgtaatgccaaacaccttatgttttgcgatatcttttaaaaacgcagattattcttgcaaaatcacAATCGCAAACGCACTCTAagtgtaacattactctatgAGTTTTATTGTTGGATGGAAGGCTATTAATAAATTGCTTGAATGCTaataaaaatatagagaaatttattttcaaacccTTGATTTGAAAGAGGTTCAAGTTCCCTCTAAAACCCTATCCTAAATTACCCTATTACGGACATAATATTCAAGTTCGTAATAAAGAGGGTGACTGACCACCATCTCACCCTTTGAAGAGATGGTCACCTTCGAGGATGGTGGTTGGCCACTGAAGGGGGCTATGAccaccttcaatttttttagtgtGGTGCGACTAGCTACTAATGGCTTGAcatagttatcttttttctttttttttgacatgtctacacaagagaaggggaagggattcgaactaatgacctccacttcatgaggcgtggttcacagccgattgagctaccccttagagACCTTG from Corylus avellana chromosome ca10, CavTom2PMs-1.0 includes:
- the LOC132164433 gene encoding uncharacterized protein LOC132164433, with the protein product MVSVLTQERLLGFALGSILTGVVVFEQRRSIYKSISDTHSQSTTRSPMREPIFGKRSRSEFAHQWNKAVDQTFGPVINSLSSRGW